One region of Rhodospirillales bacterium genomic DNA includes:
- a CDS encoding NAD+ synthase: MPDSLVLALAQTNPTVGDIGGNADRIRAARDQGRVAGADLVVFGELVVAGYPPEDLVLKRSFLEAVEGAVAELARETADGGPAIVVGAPWREGGRLFNTALLLAGGRIVHVVRKREIPNYGVFDEKRLFAAGDMPEPVPFRGMNLGLMVCEDMWFPAVAGALRERGADILVVLNGSPYETDKPGTRLVHARARGQETGLPLAYVNLVGGQDELVFDGASFALGADGKPLARAPSWREHLLVTRWRKTAKGWAGEPGEIAPEADPLADIYAALATGLGDYVDKNIFPGVLIGLSGGVDSALAAVLAVDALGADRVHCVMMPSPYTSKESREDASAVAARLGCRLDVVSIVPAMDAFDAMLREMFVQHPPGTAEENIQARARGVTLMALSNKFDYMVLSTGNKSELSVGYATLYGDMCGGFSVLKDVYKTTVYRLARWRNSNRPDGAKGPVGEVIPERVLTKAPTAELKPNQTDQDTLPPYEVLDGILESLIERERGVRDTAAEGFDEATVRRVWRMLDRAEYKRRQASPGVKITSRAFGRDRRYPIVNGFTDRA, from the coding sequence ATGCCCGACTCACTTGTTCTTGCGCTCGCCCAGACCAATCCGACCGTCGGCGACATCGGGGGAAACGCCGACCGGATTCGCGCCGCGCGCGACCAGGGACGCGTCGCGGGCGCCGACCTGGTCGTCTTTGGCGAGCTGGTCGTCGCCGGCTATCCGCCCGAGGATTTGGTGCTGAAGCGCTCGTTCCTCGAGGCGGTCGAGGGCGCGGTCGCGGAACTCGCCCGCGAGACCGCCGACGGCGGCCCGGCGATCGTCGTCGGCGCGCCGTGGCGCGAAGGCGGCCGGCTCTTCAATACCGCTCTGCTGCTGGCCGGCGGGCGGATCGTCCACGTCGTCCGCAAGCGCGAAATCCCCAACTACGGCGTGTTCGACGAAAAGCGCCTGTTCGCCGCCGGGGACATGCCGGAGCCGGTTCCGTTCCGGGGGATGAACCTCGGTCTCATGGTCTGCGAGGACATGTGGTTTCCGGCCGTTGCCGGCGCGCTGCGCGAAAGAGGCGCGGACATTCTGGTCGTTCTCAACGGCTCACCTTACGAAACGGACAAGCCGGGGACGCGCCTCGTCCACGCGCGCGCGCGCGGCCAGGAAACCGGATTGCCGCTCGCCTACGTCAACCTAGTCGGCGGCCAGGACGAGTTGGTGTTCGACGGCGCTTCCTTCGCGCTCGGCGCGGACGGAAAACCGCTCGCCCGCGCGCCGTCGTGGCGCGAGCACCTGCTCGTCACCCGCTGGCGGAAGACGGCGAAGGGATGGGCGGGCGAGCCGGGCGAAATCGCGCCCGAAGCCGACCCGCTCGCCGACATTTACGCCGCGCTCGCGACCGGACTCGGCGACTACGTCGACAAGAACATCTTTCCCGGCGTGCTGATCGGTCTTTCCGGCGGCGTCGACAGCGCGCTCGCGGCGGTTCTGGCGGTGGACGCGCTCGGCGCCGACCGGGTCCATTGCGTGATGATGCCGTCGCCGTACACCTCCAAGGAAAGCCGCGAGGACGCGAGTGCGGTCGCGGCCCGGCTCGGCTGCCGGCTCGACGTCGTTTCGATCGTGCCGGCGATGGACGCGTTCGACGCGATGCTGCGCGAGATGTTCGTCCAGCACCCGCCCGGCACGGCGGAAGAAAACATCCAGGCGCGCGCGCGCGGCGTGACCTTGATGGCGCTCTCCAACAAGTTCGACTACATGGTGCTCTCGACCGGCAACAAGTCCGAACTGTCGGTCGGCTACGCCACCCTCTACGGCGACATGTGCGGCGGCTTCTCGGTGCTGAAAGACGTCTACAAGACGACCGTCTACCGGCTCGCGCGGTGGCGGAATAGCAACCGCCCCGACGGCGCCAAGGGTCCGGTCGGCGAAGTGATCCCGGAACGGGTGCTGACCAAGGCGCCGACGGCGGAATTGAAGCCGAACCAGACCGACCAGGATACGCTGCCGCCCTACGAGGTTCTCGACGGGATTCTCGAATCCCTGATCGAGCGCGAGCGCGGCGTGCGCGACACGGCGGCCGAAGGGTTCGACGAGGCGACCGTGCGCCGGGTCTGGCGCATGCTCGATCGCGCCGAATACAAGCGCCGCCAGGCGTCGCCCGGGGTCAAGATCACCTCGCGCGCGTTCGGCCGCGACCGGCGCTATCCGATCGTTAACGGCTTCACGGATCGCGCGTGA
- a CDS encoding citramalate synthase, with amino-acid sequence MTDKRVYIYDSTLRDGAQTQGVDFTPADKAAIARELDQLGIDYIEGGWPGANPTDDAFFRAPPQLRHSTLAAFGMTRRTGRSAANDPGLASLLEAKTRAVCLVGKTWDFHVDIALGVSADENLAMIRDSVARVVAEGREAIFDAEHFFDGYRENKAYALACAKAAFDAGARWIVLCDTNGGTLPDEVERVVGEVARAIPGEKLGIHCHDDTGNAVANSLAAVRAGARQVQGSLNGLGERCGNANLTSIVPTLMLKMGFATGVTMETLGRLTHVSRVLDERLNRAPARGAPYVGESAFAHKGGLHVSAVEKDPRSYEHIRPELVGNRRHVVVSDQSGRANILARFRDLGIEIEPNDPQVAKLLEDVKAREFDGYAYDGAEASFELLARRALGQVPEYFRLNSFRVIDERRWNAKGELVTLSEATVKLNAAGREHMAVAEGNGPVNALDSALRRVLLPIYPTLADLRLVDYKVRILNSGDGTRAMTRVMIESIDGKSEPWDTVGVSGNIIDASYNALFDSIVYKLLRDGVADRAKT; translated from the coding sequence ATGACCGATAAGCGCGTCTACATATACGACTCCACGCTCCGCGACGGGGCGCAGACCCAGGGAGTCGATTTCACGCCCGCCGACAAGGCGGCGATCGCGCGCGAACTCGACCAGCTCGGCATCGACTACATCGAGGGCGGCTGGCCGGGCGCCAACCCGACAGACGACGCGTTCTTCCGCGCGCCGCCGCAACTGCGCCATTCGACGCTGGCCGCGTTCGGCATGACGCGACGGACGGGGCGTTCGGCGGCCAACGATCCGGGCCTGGCGTCACTGCTCGAAGCCAAAACCCGCGCCGTCTGTCTGGTCGGCAAGACGTGGGACTTCCATGTCGATATCGCGCTCGGTGTGAGCGCCGACGAGAACCTCGCCATGATCAGGGACAGCGTCGCGCGCGTCGTCGCCGAGGGCCGCGAGGCGATCTTCGACGCCGAGCACTTCTTCGACGGTTACCGCGAGAACAAGGCGTACGCGCTCGCCTGCGCCAAGGCCGCGTTCGACGCGGGCGCGCGCTGGATCGTGCTGTGCGACACCAACGGCGGCACGCTGCCCGACGAGGTCGAGCGCGTGGTCGGCGAGGTCGCGCGCGCGATTCCCGGGGAAAAGCTCGGCATCCATTGCCACGACGACACCGGCAATGCGGTCGCCAACAGCCTCGCCGCGGTGCGCGCCGGCGCGCGCCAGGTCCAGGGCTCGCTCAACGGCCTGGGCGAACGCTGCGGCAACGCCAACCTGACCTCGATCGTGCCGACCTTGATGCTGAAAATGGGATTCGCGACCGGGGTAACCATGGAGACGCTCGGGCGCCTGACCCACGTTTCGCGCGTGCTCGACGAGCGGCTTAACCGCGCGCCGGCGCGCGGGGCTCCTTACGTCGGCGAATCGGCGTTCGCGCACAAGGGCGGCCTCCACGTATCGGCGGTCGAGAAGGACCCGCGCTCCTACGAGCACATCCGCCCCGAGCTGGTCGGCAACCGCCGCCACGTGGTCGTTTCCGATCAATCGGGGCGCGCCAACATCCTCGCCCGGTTCCGCGACTTAGGGATCGAGATCGAACCGAACGACCCGCAGGTGGCGAAGTTGCTGGAGGACGTGAAGGCGCGCGAATTCGACGGTTACGCCTATGACGGCGCCGAGGCGAGCTTCGAGCTGCTCGCGCGGCGCGCGCTCGGCCAGGTTCCCGAATATTTCCGCCTCAATTCGTTTCGCGTCATCGACGAACGGCGCTGGAACGCCAAGGGCGAACTGGTCACGCTGTCGGAGGCGACCGTCAAGCTCAACGCCGCCGGGCGCGAGCACATGGCGGTGGCCGAGGGCAACGGGCCGGTCAACGCGCTCGATTCGGCATTGCGCCGGGTGCTGCTGCCGATCTATCCGACGCTCGCCGACTTGAGGCTGGTCGATTACAAAGTGCGCATTCTCAATTCCGGCGACGGCACCCGCGCCATGACCCGGGTCATGATCGAGTCGATCGACGGCAAGAGCGAACCGTGGGACACGGTCGGCGTGTCGGGCAACATCATCGATGCCTCCTACAACGCGCTTTTCGACAGCATCGTTTACAAGCTGCTGCGCGACGGCGTCGCCGACCGCGCCAAAACATGA
- a CDS encoding cysteine--tRNA ligase, which yields MSLVLYNTLSRAKEPFQPLDPKRVRMYVCGPTVYDYAHIGNARPVVVFDVLFRLLRRLYGEDGVVYVRNITDVDDKINAAAKATGEPIRAITERTAKAYREDMAALNALDPTLEPRATEHIAQMIAMIETLIAKGYAYVADGHVLFGVPTCADYGRLSRRDRDEMIAGARVEVAPYKKDPADFVLWKPSDADTPGWDSPWGRGRPGWHIECSAMSQAYLGVSFDIHGGGADLIFPHHENEIAQSTCANGQGTFARVWMHNGFLMVEGEKMSKSLGNFLVVHDLLKEYSGEALRLALLATHYRQPLDFTREGVRQAKYTLDRFYTALRIAKQDVELSDVAPPEEVVIELCDDLNTPAAIGRLHDITSDLNNTADPRRKSELASGLVAAGKLLGIIQQDPDEWRHWRPAAADLADAEIESLIERRAAARKARDFAGADAIRKELLEKGVVLEDGPKGTTWRRA from the coding sequence ATGAGCCTCGTTCTCTACAACACCCTCTCGCGCGCCAAGGAGCCGTTCCAGCCCTTGGACCCGAAGCGCGTGCGCATGTACGTGTGCGGCCCGACTGTCTACGACTACGCCCATATCGGCAACGCGCGCCCCGTGGTGGTGTTCGACGTGCTGTTCCGGCTGCTCAGGCGCCTCTACGGCGAGGACGGCGTCGTCTACGTGCGCAACATCACCGACGTGGACGACAAGATCAACGCGGCGGCCAAGGCGACCGGCGAGCCGATCCGGGCCATCACCGAGCGCACCGCCAAGGCCTATCGCGAGGACATGGCGGCGCTGAACGCGCTTGATCCCACCCTCGAGCCGCGCGCGACCGAACACATCGCGCAAATGATAGCGATGATCGAAACCCTAATTGCCAAAGGCTACGCCTACGTCGCCGACGGCCACGTGCTGTTCGGCGTACCGACCTGCGCGGACTATGGCCGCCTCTCGCGCCGCGACCGGGACGAGATGATCGCGGGCGCGCGCGTCGAGGTGGCGCCCTACAAGAAGGACCCGGCCGATTTCGTGTTGTGGAAGCCGTCCGACGCCGACACGCCGGGCTGGGACAGCCCCTGGGGCCGGGGACGGCCCGGCTGGCACATCGAATGCTCGGCCATGAGCCAAGCGTATCTCGGCGTCTCTTTCGACATCCACGGCGGCGGCGCCGATTTGATCTTTCCCCACCACGAAAACGAGATCGCGCAAAGCACCTGCGCCAACGGCCAGGGCACCTTCGCGCGCGTCTGGATGCACAACGGCTTTCTCATGGTGGAAGGGGAGAAGATGTCGAAGAGCCTCGGCAACTTTCTCGTCGTCCACGACCTGTTGAAGGAATATTCGGGCGAAGCGCTCCGCCTCGCGCTGCTCGCGACCCATTACCGCCAGCCGCTCGACTTTACCCGTGAAGGCGTAAGACAGGCGAAATACACTCTTGATCGGTTTTACACAGCGCTACGTATAGCAAAGCAAGATGTTGAATTAAGCGATGTCGCCCCACCGGAAGAAGTTGTCATAGAATTATGCGACGATTTGAACACGCCTGCGGCGATTGGAAGGCTCCATGACATTACTAGCGACCTGAATAACACCGCCGATCCAAGACGGAAGTCGGAACTGGCGAGCGGACTTGTTGCCGCAGGAAAATTATTGGGGATCATACAACAAGACCCGGATGAATGGCGCCATTGGCGGCCGGCGGCCGCGGATCTCGCCGACGCCGAGATCGAAAGCCTGATCGAACGGCGCGCAGCGGCGCGCAAAGCGCGCGATTTCGCCGGCGCCGACGCGATCCGGAAAGAGTTGCTGGAGAAGGGCGTGGTGCTGGAGGACGGACCTAAGGGAACGACGTGGCGGCGCGCGTGA
- a CDS encoding glutamate--tRNA ligase — protein sequence MSEIRVRFAPSPTGLLHVGNARVALINWLFVQAGGGSFVLRLDDTDAERSEEKFASAIERDLAWLGVTWDERVRQSERLADYRAALEQLKESGRAYACFESAAELELKRKKAQSAGRPPIYDRAALNLTAAERDKLIAEGRKPHWRFKLEDQDVAWDDAVRGPQRFEGRHMSDPVVLREDGAFLYMLPSVVDDAAMRISHVIRGEDHVANTAVQIQMFEALGAPVPGFAHLPLLTDARGANLSKRLGGLSLQSLREAGIEPTAIASLLARLGTGDAVAPAASLADLARDFDIGRFGRASPRFDPEDLNRLNAKVVHALPFAEAAPRLAALGLAQADERFWLAVRGNLAKFDEVKVWHDACFGETSPPADAAERDFLRAALGVLPSEPWDDTTWGAWSRSVGEATGRKGPQLFRPLRRALTGQEHGPEMKVLLPLIGRTRAERRLAS from the coding sequence ATGAGCGAGATTCGCGTCCGTTTCGCGCCGAGCCCGACCGGGCTGTTGCATGTCGGCAACGCCCGCGTCGCGCTGATCAACTGGCTGTTCGTGCAAGCGGGCGGGGGATCGTTCGTGCTCCGCCTCGACGATACCGACGCCGAGCGATCGGAGGAAAAGTTCGCATCCGCGATCGAGCGCGACCTCGCCTGGCTTGGCGTGACGTGGGACGAGCGCGTCCGCCAGTCGGAGCGGCTGGCCGATTACCGCGCCGCGCTCGAGCAGCTGAAAGAATCGGGACGCGCCTACGCGTGCTTCGAAAGCGCGGCCGAGTTGGAACTAAAACGCAAGAAGGCGCAGAGCGCCGGCCGCCCGCCGATCTACGACCGCGCCGCGCTCAACTTGACCGCCGCCGAGCGCGACAAACTGATCGCCGAGGGCCGCAAACCCCACTGGCGCTTCAAGCTCGAAGACCAAGATGTCGCCTGGGACGACGCGGTGCGCGGGCCGCAGCGTTTCGAGGGCCGGCACATGTCCGACCCGGTGGTACTGCGCGAGGACGGCGCGTTCCTCTACATGCTGCCCTCGGTGGTGGACGACGCGGCCATGCGCATCAGCCACGTGATCCGGGGCGAGGACCACGTCGCCAATACCGCCGTTCAGATTCAGATGTTCGAGGCGTTGGGGGCACCCGTGCCCGGGTTCGCGCACCTGCCGCTGCTGACGGACGCGCGGGGCGCCAACCTCTCCAAGCGCCTTGGGGGTCTCAGCCTGCAATCGTTGCGCGAGGCGGGGATCGAGCCGACGGCGATCGCGAGCCTGCTCGCGCGCCTCGGCACCGGGGATGCGGTCGCGCCCGCCGCGAGCCTCGCCGACCTCGCGCGCGACTTCGATATCGGCCGCTTCGGACGGGCAAGCCCGCGCTTCGATCCGGAGGATCTCAACCGCCTCAACGCCAAGGTGGTGCATGCGCTCCCGTTCGCGGAAGCCGCGCCGAGGCTGGCCGCCCTCGGCCTCGCCCAGGCCGACGAGCGTTTCTGGCTCGCGGTGCGCGGCAATCTCGCCAAGTTCGATGAGGTGAAGGTGTGGCACGACGCCTGCTTTGGCGAAACGTCTCCGCCCGCCGACGCGGCCGAGCGCGATTTTCTGCGCGCCGCCCTCGGCGTCTTGCCGTCGGAGCCCTGGGATGACACCACCTGGGGCGCTTGGAGCCGTTCGGTCGGCGAGGCGACCGGGCGCAAGGGACCACAACTCTTTCGTCCGCTCCGACGCGCGCTCACCGGCCAGGAGCACGGGCCGGAGATGAAGGTGCTGTTGCCGTTGATCGGCCGGACCCGCGCCGAAAGGCGCCTCGCGTCATGA